The DNA region GAAAATCTGGTAAGACTCAAGGCCAAGATCCCTTAGTAGCTAGAAAGAAAGCAACGGTATTGAATTTATTTCATAATTTCCATTGGCAACCAGAGACGATCGCTGAAAAATTAGGGCTCGAAACTTCTTTGGTCCAGACTATCATTCAAAACGAGACGGTGAAAAAGGGATGATTTTTTTCTTGACCCCAATGTTTTTCCCCAATATGTCTCGTTCCCACTTGTATTATACGACATGCAAAAAATTTCATAAGGGGAACCTTTCGTTTTTAATAAAAAACTGAAATTGTAGGGTAGCATTCCGAAAATGATTCCTTTTTTCGAGGCATCTGGAAACGTATCAAAGTAAATTTGACACGTTCCGGAAAAGTCTCGGGATGGAATAAGGAGAAGCTCCCAAAGCTCGTTCGTATGGTACAAAAAAAGAAAACTACTGTTAAGAGGAAGAATTCCATGGCTCAAAGCGCTGAAAAGGATACCCTCATCGTCGCAAGCAAGGTAAAAGCTTATATCAAATCTAAAGGCTTTATGACTTCCGGAGACGCGGTCGATGGCTTGAATGAAAAGTTATACGGACTGATCGACGATGCTTTAAAACGTACCGAGGCGAACAAACGCACTACGGTTAGACCAACCGACTTCTAATCCATTCTTGATCTACATCAAGAACAAGACTGAAATCGAGAAAATGAGGGCGGCGGGCAAATTAGCCGCCGCGCTTCTTGACTATATATCCGGATTCATTCAACCCGGTATAAGTACCCTTGCGATCAATGATCTCTGCGAAGAGTTCACTAAGAAGAATGGAGGCAAGTCGGCGCCTCTAGGTTACAAGGGTTTCCCGAAATCAGTATGTACTTCTATCAACGAAGTCGTTTGCCACGGCATTCCAAAGGCAATTGATGTCTTGAAAGAAGGAGATATCGTTAACGTAGACGTTACTCCTATCGTAGATGGATATCATGGAGATAGTTCTCGTACTTTTATAGTAGGTGGCAAAACTTCTCCTGAAGTGGAACGTCTTGTTAAAGACGCAGAACGTGCTATGTGGATTGGAATAGAACAGGTCAAACCTGGAAATCGTGTAAGTGATATCGCAAATGCGATTGATGATTACCTGACTCCGAAAGGATATGGGATCGTTAAAGATCTAATGGGCCACGGAATAGGAAGAGGTTTTCATGAAGAACCACAAATTCCTCATTACCGTTCCGGCCGCAAACTAGCCAAATTAGAACCTGGAATGACATTCACTATAGAACCGATGGTGAATTTAGGAACCTGGGAAGTGATCTTTTCTAAAAAGGATGGATGGACTGTGACCACAAGGGACGGAAAATGGTCCGCTCAGTTCGAACATACCATTCTAGTCACTGAAAAAGGCTATGAAATTTTAACCCAAGCATAGTAATCTGTCGTGCATGGATTTCGTTTGGAAATATATTTCTTTACTAGGTAAGGATCTTGCCTTTTTCGTTTTAGGCTTTTTAGTCTTTTACATCGGCAAAAAACTTAAGGACTGGACGGAACCTCGCAAGTTAGACGAGGAATTAGTAAAATCCGATAATAGCGCTCTGGCCTTAAGTTTATCCGGTTATTATATCGGGGTCATTATATTATTTATCACTATTGTTTCCCACCCTGGAGAAAAAGGAGATCTGCTCGGAGATCTTTTCCAAGTGTCTTCCTTTTCTATCTTAGGAGTGGTACTCCTTCTACTTTCCCAAAAGATTAACGACGGATTGATACTCGGTGGGATAGATGCAATCGAAGAGATCTATGAAAAAAGGAATTTAGCCGTTGCTTCCGTTTTGTTCGGAGGAACGATCGCTAGTTCCTTTTTTATCGCTGCTGCATTGAATGGAGATATAGGAGAGAAGGTTTTCCCACAAGGATTAGGAATCGCAGTTTCTCCTCTCGTGGAAAAAACGATCATAGGATCAATCATCTCTGTGATTTTTTTCTCCGTGGGTCAGATCGGAATGATCTTATTCTCTATATATTATAAACTTTGGGTCCCTTATAAACTAAGATCTGAGTTGGAAGAAAAACAGAACCTGGCAGCAGGAACTGCATTTGCAGGAGCATTACTTGCGATCGGTATCTTACTCACAAGAGCATTATTTAGAGAATTTGAATCCTTATACCAAACAGGGATCTTATTACTTTTGGATCTGGGACTTGCATTTATAATCATTCCTATTTTACATTTTTTTGCGGACTGGGTTGTATTACCCGGTTCCACATTAAAGGAAGAAATAGAAAGGGATCAAAATTTCGGAGCAGGCCTTTTAGAAGCGGTGGTGCTTGTGTCCTTCTCCGCTATTATATTTTTTGCAGTTTGAACTTAGAATAAGTCTTTAGAAGAGTATAATTTCCATTCAAGGTGATATACTTTTTTGATCCCGAAATCGCAAGCTGCTTGTAAAATCATTTTTTCATCCGATTCTTGGGATAGGATTGAATAGGCATCAGTAAGATCGGAAACGATCTCGGCAAAGATGTATTTATGAGTAGGTAAGAAGGGAGAAAGTCCTCTCTCATCAAAACCTCGTAGTGCTCCTAAAAGTCCCGCGAGTAAAATCCTACCTAAGGGTCTTGTTCTTTCAGTAGGAAGATCCAGGCCTGCTTCTTTTGCCGCAGTTAAAAGTTCTTGGAGTGGAATCCCTCCTGATATGGAATATAGGGATGTTTCTTCTCCTTCCTGCATAAAGAAAGAATAAGATATGCTTCTCGAAAGTAAAGAACTTCTGAATGAACTAAAAGATATCGCGGAGACGAATGGATTCCAATTATTCGGAGTCGGTCCCGCTTCCGTTCCTTCTGCGGACAAGGAGAATATCCTTCATTGGGTGGGAGAAGGTCGTCATGGAAATATGGATTGGTATCCTAAAAACATGAACCTTCGACTAGAACTGGAGGGGCTTGGATTCAAACCTGAATCAGTAATCGCTCTGGGCGCATTATATAATGATCCCGAATATGAAAACTTGGATTTACCATACCGATTTTCCAGATACGCGATGGGAGAAGATTATCATTCTGTTCTCCGTAAAAAAGCTTCCGAATTACTGGAATTTTTAAAGAAGAAGTTTCCGAATCAAAAATTCAGACAAGGAGTAGACTCTCTTCCTGTTCCCGAAAAAATTTTAGCGAGAGAAGCAGGCCTTGGATGGATCGGTAAGAATACGAATCTGATCCATGAAGAATACGGGTCCTTCTTCTTTATTAGTTTAATTTTTACGGATTTTCCTTTGAGTTTTGTTTCTGTCCAAGCAAAAGACAGATGTGGAACTTGCAGAGCTTGTATAGATTCTTGTCCAACTGGTGCTTTGGAACCTTACAAAATTGATGCTCGAAAATGTATCTCTTACAAAACCATAGAAGATAGATCCGAGAATGTGGATTCTTTGCATGGTTGGGTATATGGTTGCGATATATGCCAAGAGATCTGTCCTTGGAATGGGGTCAAAGCTCGCAAGAAGGGATGGAAAACTGAGATAGGAGAATTTAAGATCCGAGATCTATTCAAAAAAGAAAATCTCTCGGATCTGGATGAGAAAGGATTCAAAATTTACTTTCAGGATTCTGCAGTTAATCGGATATCTTATTTCCAACTGAAGCGAAATTTGAAAGTGGTAAGAAGAGAAAAATAGAAATTTTTTCTCTTCCACATACGGTTTAAACCCTCGAATCTAATTACTTTTTAGGAACATGCTTGGATAAAAAGTTTTTATTGGACTTATTCCATTGCTCGATCAATACACCGCGCTGCTTATTTAAGGTTTGGTTTATCTTATTGTAAGTAGGGACTAATGTGTTTACTTCTCCCAAAAGTTTATTATGAGTATCCACATCTTCTTGAGTACGATCTTTTGGGTCTTTTTCGTTAAATTTCTTTTTGTAAGCATCGAAGCGAGCTTCTTTCATATGAAATTCGATTAGAGTAGGGACCTGGTCTTTTGCTTCCATTTTATAGAAGTTCAGGTTGTTTTTGCATGCTTGGATCAAGGAAGAATCTCCATCATAAGGAACTACCTTATCCAACAACTTAAGACCTTCTTCCGCATACTTTAAAAGTGTTTCTCTACTTTGTTCGATAGCCTTTACATCCTGGTCTTTGAGAGCTTGTAATAGATAATATTCTTGTTTATAAGGTTTGAAATCGATTAGATAGAGTTCATCTTTATAATTCATCACCTCGCCCGATTTTTTTAATAGTTGGCTCATTCTATCCTTACTTTCGTAAAGAGTGATGTCGTTATCCTTTGCAAAAACTTTTTGTTCTTTGCCGAATTTCTCAGCAGCTTCATGCAATTTTTCACCCGCTTTTTTCTCTGCAAGCATATAGGCTTCCATTGCATCGTAGGACTGTTCCGCTGCCTCTTTTAGGTCGACTAACTTTCCGTAATCTTCTCTCAAAACAGTATAATATACGTTTAGATATTTGATGACTGCATCTTTTAGATCGGAACTTCCGTCATACTTTGTGGCTTGGTTCGCATTTAATAGAGCCTTTTCCACCGAGGTAATAATAGCGGCTCTTTTGGCTTCTTTGTCTTGTTTGCTATTGCTATGCGCCAAAGCTTGGATGTACGATAAACGATCTGCCGATATTTTGTCTAACGGATCGGTCAGTTCGTTTAAATATTTCAATGCCTCTGCTGAACTTTTTGCAGTTAGATTTGTCGTTAAGGAAAAAACCAGTAAAGTTACTAGGATTCCCCATACCATTGCTTTGTGTTTCATGCTATTTTCCCTCATTATGATTTATGAAGTCGTTAATTATGTTGTATGACTCTTCTACATACGGATCGGATTCGAGTCTATCTTTTTTGGATTTGAATATTTGGTTCTCTAAACTACCGTTATGCATCGATTTTTTATCGAAAGAGGTTACTTCAGATCTGAAAATTGAACTTTTGAAAACTGAAATTTCATTAATTTGAGTTATTACTTTCTCCCTTTCCTGGTAGAATTCGAAAAAATCTTTCGGATCTAGAGGAATTTCCTTAGGCTTGGAGAGCCATTTTTTTGCCTTGCTTTGAATGGATTCTATCTTTTGAAAAAATTGATTTTTTTCAATTCGATCCGATGATTTGTTTTTCAAGGTTCGAATAGGAAGTTCCGGCAGAATTTCATAACGAATCTCTTTGGAGATGGAGTTTGGCAAAAGGCTATTTTCCAGATCCGTTTCCCGAAGCGGAAAATTATTCCATTGAGGGAGTTCTATATGAGGCGTTACACCTTTTTGCTGGTGGCTTATACTATCCAAACCGTAATACAGCCCTGTAGTTAACTTTATTTTATCGATCTTGTATTTTCCTTCTTTGATGGCTAAAAATTTTTGTGAGCTAGCCTTTCCGAAAGAAGAAGAGCCTACGATCAGGGCTCTATTATAATCCTTTAATGCATGAGACAAAAATTCAGGACCGGACGCGCTCTGGGAATTCTGTAGGATTAACAAGGGACCTGAATAAATTCTTCCCCTGTTCGGATCTTTTAAAATATTCAATTCCCGATTACTGTTTTCACCTAAAAAAAGAGGCCCTTCATCGATAAATAATCCGGCCAGATCCATAGCCTCCTGGAGAGAGCCGCCATAATTATCCCTTACATCTAGGATCAAACCTTCGATCGATTCGCGCTTAAGTTTTAAAATCGCTCTTGCTATGTCTTCTGAACATCCAAGCTGGTCCGTTTCCGAATCTGTATAGAAAGAAGGAAGATAGATATATCCTATCTTTCTTTCTCCTTCCAATACCTGGGTAAAAATGAAATCTTCTTCTTTATCCTTTTTTGTCTTTTGGAGCTGGATCCAAACCGTTTTTCCGGAAAGTTTTCTTACCTTGAAGAAGGCTTTTCGAGAAATTTCACGGTTTATTAAAATGTAAAGTTCGTCTGCGGAAATATCGGCTACATCTGTCCCTATATCGGAATTTATCGAATTACGTATCTCTACTATCTTATCTCCTTTATGGATCTCTCCGGAATTCCAAGCGGCCCCGCCTGGATAAATTTGCGACACACGCGTATCTCCATATTGGGAATGTTCGAATTCCAACCCGAAACTTAAACCTTGGTCAAGATCCGGAGATCTGAATTTTTTTCGAAAGGAATCAGAATAAAAACCACTATGTGGATCCAATTCTTTTAACATTGCATCTAAAAACTCGGAACCTAACGAATCAATCATCTCATCGGATGAAGTTAAACTGTTCCTTAATCTATAGATCTCGAAGTTTAGAATAGACCTTCTGATCTTTTTCCTCTCTTTCTGAAATGCTTTTGAGAATTCCTCGGAGGACTTATATTTTCCGATTTCGAAAAATTGTTGTAAGGTTTTACTTTCTATATAACTGGCCCATCTCTTTTTTAAGGAGGGTAGGTCCTTTTGGTATTCAGTTTTGCCTTTCGTGTATATCTTAAACTCGTCGGAGATTTCTTCCGAGTCTTGATCTAACATTTCTATAAAAAGGGATAACCTATAGCGAAAATGAGAAGCGAATTTAATTGCTATTTCCCAAAGAGCAGAATTGAGTTCGGAATAGTTTTGATGTTCTCTAAACATCGAGGAAAATTTCTGCATGTCCTCTTTTAGATAGATTAAACCCTGAGGATCTAATTCGGAAAGGAAACGTTCTGAGGAGTTTAAGTAATATTTTCGGTTAAGTAATTTGGCTTTTCCATAGTGCTGTTCTTCTAAAATTTTTATAAGATGAGTTGCTTTGTCTGCTGGCGTAATTTCTGTGTCTGAAAAATGTGCTGCGGGTAAAAGGACGAGGACAGTATAGAGAACCAGTCTCTTATAGGCAAAACGCATAACTTACCCGATGCTGTAATATCCAAAGATAGCTGCAAATCTTTTTAGAGGACCCTTCCAGAAGGGGTTCGCGAAATTTAATCTTCTAATTATTTTGAGAAAGAGATTCTTGCAAATTTTGAAGACAGAAGTCTGTCTACCAAAGCCAAAAAGCCTGCAATTAACAAAAACAGAACAAAGATCCCTACAATATTTATCGCTACTCCTGAATAACCAAGACGCGGGACATCCATAATATTATAAGGATACCATTCCATAATGGCACCTCTGATCAAGGTAAATGCTGCATAAGCGATAGGAAGAATGGCCGCTAAAAGAATTCGGCGTAGAGTGACTGTTTTTGCAGGTCCGAAAATGATCCAACCGATCACTGCAATTATAGGGGCGATATCATGCTCTAGTCTGCTTGCAGTATCCGCAATAATATCATTCTTAGGAACAGTCTGCAGAACAAAGTTAAAAACAATTCCAGTGATCGTGATATCTATAACCCCTATCAAACGCCAAATATGAAAAGATGAAGAAGTCCGATCCAAATTTAATGCAAGAGTTAGAGTGGTGATCCCTAAGATTAGATTGGACTGAGTGGTAAAAAAGGAAAATTGATTGAGTAAACTGCCTATTCCCGGTCCGAATGTGCGAGTGAAACCTGCGTTTGGCGGCAGAGAAGATTGGTGATGATAAGCATACCATAATTCTAATAAAACACCGATAAAACAAACAATAGCAGTAGAAGCGAATACTACACGCGCCAGGGTAAGATTGAGTTTGGAAGTTTGCATTTTTTCTTTCTCTTCACCAAAATGGATCCGCTGGATTTTTATGAGTTTTATAAGTTCGTCAATGCAATTTTTTCTCTAACATTGGAAGCATCTCTTATTGGAGAGTCTCCGAAAAATCTGAAATATTCTCTATTGAATTGAGTTACACTTTCGTATCCAACTTCATATGCGGCGCGTGATGCGGAGTAGGCACTATGGACTAAAAGTTTTCTAGCTTCGAGTAGTCTAAGTTGTTTTTGGAATTGGATAGGGCTTAAGCCTGTGATCTGTTTGAATTGTCTATGAAATGTAGTGACGCCTAATCTTGATTTTGATGCTAAACGTTTAATTTCCATTGAGGCCATATAATTTTCTCGGATCCAACGAATTGCAGGATATATACTTGGCCCCTTGCCCTGG from Leptospira selangorensis includes:
- a CDS encoding DUF350 domain-containing protein, whose amino-acid sequence is MDFVWKYISLLGKDLAFFVLGFLVFYIGKKLKDWTEPRKLDEELVKSDNSALALSLSGYYIGVIILFITIVSHPGEKGDLLGDLFQVSSFSILGVVLLLLSQKINDGLILGGIDAIEEIYEKRNLAVASVLFGGTIASSFFIAAALNGDIGEKVFPQGLGIAVSPLVEKTIIGSIISVIFFSVGQIGMILFSIYYKLWVPYKLRSELEEKQNLAAGTAFAGALLAIGILLTRALFREFESLYQTGILLLLDLGLAFIIIPILHFFADWVVLPGSTLKEEIERDQNFGAGLLEAVVLVSFSAIIFFAV
- the map gene encoding type I methionyl aminopeptidase — protein: MIYIKNKTEIEKMRAAGKLAAALLDYISGFIQPGISTLAINDLCEEFTKKNGGKSAPLGYKGFPKSVCTSINEVVCHGIPKAIDVLKEGDIVNVDVTPIVDGYHGDSSRTFIVGGKTSPEVERLVKDAERAMWIGIEQVKPGNRVSDIANAIDDYLTPKGYGIVKDLMGHGIGRGFHEEPQIPHYRSGRKLAKLEPGMTFTIEPMVNLGTWEVIFSKKDGWTVTTRDGKWSAQFEHTILVTEKGYEILTQA
- a CDS encoding Pr6Pr family membrane protein, with amino-acid sequence MQTSKLNLTLARVVFASTAIVCFIGVLLELWYAYHHQSSLPPNAGFTRTFGPGIGSLLNQFSFFTTQSNLILGITTLTLALNLDRTSSSFHIWRLIGVIDITITGIVFNFVLQTVPKNDIIADTASRLEHDIAPIIAVIGWIIFGPAKTVTLRRILLAAILPIAYAAFTLIRGAIMEWYPYNIMDVPRLGYSGVAINIVGIFVLFLLIAGFLALVDRLLSSKFARISFSK
- the queG gene encoding tRNA epoxyqueuosine(34) reductase QueG, which encodes MLLESKELLNELKDIAETNGFQLFGVGPASVPSADKENILHWVGEGRHGNMDWYPKNMNLRLELEGLGFKPESVIALGALYNDPEYENLDLPYRFSRYAMGEDYHSVLRKKASELLEFLKKKFPNQKFRQGVDSLPVPEKILAREAGLGWIGKNTNLIHEEYGSFFFISLIFTDFPLSFVSVQAKDRCGTCRACIDSCPTGALEPYKIDARKCISYKTIEDRSENVDSLHGWVYGCDICQEICPWNGVKARKKGWKTEIGEFKIRDLFKKENLSDLDEKGFKIYFQDSAVNRISYFQLKRNLKVVRREK
- a CDS encoding LIC_11502 family protein, yielding MQEGEETSLYSISGGIPLQELLTAAKEAGLDLPTERTRPLGRILLAGLLGALRGFDERGLSPFLPTHKYIFAEIVSDLTDAYSILSQESDEKMILQAACDFGIKKVYHLEWKLYSSKDLF
- a CDS encoding LIC11966 family surface protein, with protein sequence MKHKAMVWGILVTLLVFSLTTNLTAKSSAEALKYLNELTDPLDKISADRLSYIQALAHSNSKQDKEAKRAAIITSVEKALLNANQATKYDGSSDLKDAVIKYLNVYYTVLREDYGKLVDLKEAAEQSYDAMEAYMLAEKKAGEKLHEAAEKFGKEQKVFAKDNDITLYESKDRMSQLLKKSGEVMNYKDELYLIDFKPYKQEYYLLQALKDQDVKAIEQSRETLLKYAEEGLKLLDKVVPYDGDSSLIQACKNNLNFYKMEAKDQVPTLIEFHMKEARFDAYKKKFNEKDPKDRTQEDVDTHNKLLGEVNTLVPTYNKINQTLNKQRGVLIEQWNKSNKNFLSKHVPKK
- a CDS encoding carboxy terminal-processing peptidase, producing MRFAYKRLVLYTVLVLLPAAHFSDTEITPADKATHLIKILEEQHYGKAKLLNRKYYLNSSERFLSELDPQGLIYLKEDMQKFSSMFREHQNYSELNSALWEIAIKFASHFRYRLSLFIEMLDQDSEEISDEFKIYTKGKTEYQKDLPSLKKRWASYIESKTLQQFFEIGKYKSSEEFSKAFQKERKKIRRSILNFEIYRLRNSLTSSDEMIDSLGSEFLDAMLKELDPHSGFYSDSFRKKFRSPDLDQGLSFGLEFEHSQYGDTRVSQIYPGGAAWNSGEIHKGDKIVEIRNSINSDIGTDVADISADELYILINREISRKAFFKVRKLSGKTVWIQLQKTKKDKEEDFIFTQVLEGERKIGYIYLPSFYTDSETDQLGCSEDIARAILKLKRESIEGLILDVRDNYGGSLQEAMDLAGLFIDEGPLFLGENSNRELNILKDPNRGRIYSGPLLILQNSQSASGPEFLSHALKDYNRALIVGSSSFGKASSQKFLAIKEGKYKIDKIKLTTGLYYGLDSISHQQKGVTPHIELPQWNNFPLRETDLENSLLPNSISKEIRYEILPELPIRTLKNKSSDRIEKNQFFQKIESIQSKAKKWLSKPKEIPLDPKDFFEFYQEREKVITQINEISVFKSSIFRSEVTSFDKKSMHNGSLENQIFKSKKDRLESDPYVEESYNIINDFINHNEGK